The following DNA comes from Hordeum vulgare subsp. vulgare chromosome 3H, MorexV3_pseudomolecules_assembly, whole genome shotgun sequence.
CCTTATATTTCAAAATTGATGGAGTATTTAGTTTTGCAGGTGGGGGAGACGATGGAGTGCGTTTTATGTTTATTTATAATGCGGTTATTTGGTGGGTctttcgcggtgtgattctgtgtTATCCGCTAATCAACCCATATTTATGTGGGGATATTTTTTATCGTTGATTGCATGTACTATATTCGTGCTATAGTATCACATGGTGATGCTTTTTTTATGGATAGTAAGAGTCTGCGAGGGGTTGATTTGTTTTTATAGGCCAGTTGTTGTTGATTGATTTGAAAACTCGTTGGCCTGATCAAAATCGTAAACCAAATCCAAAATTGATTATCTCAAACGAATGAAAAAGCTTTAAAATTAGGGAGCATAAagaattaaaataattaaatagaAGAGCTCCTTGAAAAATTGTTGACCCGATCAAAATCGGATGACCAAAGTCTAAATTAAAGCCTCAATTAATTGTGAAGGTCTACAAATTTGGAAGCATAATATATTCTATAAAACTTTAAATTAGAGGGTTTGTGAAATTGTTGACCCGATCAAAATCAGATGACCTTGGAGACCTCAATTGATGGTTAAAATTACAAACGAAAAAAAACTATCACATGGGTTATTTCCCGCAAAAATAAAGGATATTCATGTGATTACATATAAATCAAGGGGGCTTTCTGCAAAACAACTGACAAATGAGCCATGTCCAGCAAAACGGTTCAACACAACGGTGTTAGATTTTTGTACCACAACAGCCTGACTGACGGCCCCATCTATCATAAACGTACTTAGTCAAGGCAATTCCGCCGATCAGTGCTACAAAAAGATTACGGTAGACATGGTGCTTTTTGCAAGAAAAATGTATTGTAGTGCTTTTCGCAAACCTGGCCTTTAAAGTAATAGCTTTGTGCAATTTACTCGTGCTGGCACGTGGATTATTCTTATTGGGTAAAGAAAGATGTCACGTCGCACTTTCGTTAATGGCTCCTCGGGTCTGATCGATGTGGTTCGCCGAGTTGTTTTCGGATGAAAACCCCTGCAAACATTGTTTCCTTATTCGCCGAATTCGTGATAGAATGCATTTGACAATATTAATGATTGCCGAGGACCGTCTAGCCGGGTGCCTTGCGCCGAGTTTAAAACTCGGCAAAAATTTCGCCGAGTTAAATATGTGCTCCTTGAAACTCGGTATTAATGGAGATTCTAATAGTGTACGGACATCTGACTACAAGCTTCGGCACAAACTTCATTTGCATAGTCCAAGGTCAGTTGTGTCTCACCAAGAAGACAATGTCGATCACATCCTCATGCGATGCATCATTGCTAATTGGGTTTTGCTATCCTGCGTCAACATTTCTGTAGCTGTGTTCTGAGCCAGACTGACATGCTGGAGTTTTGCCTGTGCTCGAGTCCACAAAACAATGATGAAAGGGTTCAATCCCTTGGTAATGCTAGTATGCTGGAGTCTCTGGAAGCAATCGCAATGCCAGAGTTTTTGTTAACCTCAACTTGCAAATGAATGCAGCAAAAGGGTACCTACTAGCATCTGAGAAGAACTAGAGCTATGGAATAGGAAGGTGCTGGAGGGATCGAGGGCTTTATGATTAATTAGCTCGAGTATGCATCACAGAGTTGCTCATCTCAAGTTCGCAGGAGAATTCGAGATCGACTTCTTGTAAAACCTTCCGCTGCAAATATGGTATGCTATTGGTGCACCCTCGGAAAAGAAAGAGAATGAACCGCTGTTATGTGGAGATGCTAGCCTCCTTTGTATAGCTGTCTCCTTTTATGCATACTCACTGTCTCCAAATGAGATGTACTCTCTCCGTccgaaaataactgtctcaagcttaattTTGAAACGAAGGGAATACTATCTAACAAATCTAAGACAACCTTCTTAGAAAGGAGGTAATACAGTGTACGTCTTTCATAAAATAATATCGGAGTGTTTACATCACTTATATTTCCATACAGAGGGAGTATCTGATAATCAAAACAATGCCATTGGCATTTAAATCTTTTCTTTTTATATAAAAGGCTTGCATCCAAACCCTGAATGAAACTGAAAATGTACAAGTGACAACTTACAATGTAGCTTGGCATATGTATGCAGACTTAATAACATACACCCCACGGAAAGAAAATTGTTAGACCTATCTACTCACATTCTGAGGTTGTCATTGCAGCGTTGTCTGTGACACAACAGAATTGACTCTTTCAAGGCTCAGGGGTATACATAGTAATAGATAGAAAATTTCTCATATTCATCTGCCTAGATACTGCTTTTCTGCTAATGTCCACCGTTTTTTTAGTGCTCCCTCTGCCTATTTACATGGTATCGTCGCTTTATGTGATTTAACTTCGGTCGTCGATAATATATGTGTTCTTTTTTTTCAGgtgacaatatatatatatatatatatatatatatatatatatatatatatatatatatatatatatatatacacacacgttCTAATATATGACAAAAAAAAGTACACCACCATTGAAAACGTTTTTGGAATATGAATTCGATGATATAATTTTGTGACACCATCCAAATTTAGTTGTTCAAACTGAAATAAGTGCACGCCACAAAAGTTAAGACGCAGGGACTGCATGGTTTGTAAACAGATGCATGGCCACCCATACATCATGATCACAAGGAACACTTTAAAAAAAGGAAAATCCCACCTATTTCTAGATATTTGGGATGCAGACTAGGATAAAATGTCGTTGCTACAGTTACTTTCATTCCATTTCTTTCAATTAACTATAAGtacactccctccgttcctaaattttctaaatataagtcttttgaaAGATTTCATTatgagactacatacgaagcaaaatgagtgaatctatattttaaagtatgtctatacacatctgtatgtagttctcTAGTGAAACCACTAGAAAGACTTATACTCAATGGTATATATACACAAAATGGAGTATTTAGGAACCGAGTGAGTAGCATATAAGAAGTCACCTGCGCGGCATAATATGAAGAAAAAAAGTCAATGTCGTGATCAACAAGGTATTATATTATTAGTACCTCCAATTCATTCATGTATGAATACCCAAAGCATATCCTTCTCCAAATTGCTAGTATGAAAGAGATTTTCTAGCACATTAATCCCTAGCAACAAAAAGAATGACAGCTAGCAGAGGCATCAACTACTACTTAGGTTGTGTACTTGTGCTGTCCATGATTTATTGGAAGGAAGTTTGGGTATTAACAGTCTGCATGGCTACTAGAACAATAGTTCGATACGCACGTGTCACTCAGCTATCGTTTAGTTACGAAATAACAGATATACGTGGAACTGTCAAGACTGCACTTGACGAGGGGTCTAGCTCCACTAACTAACAAGCGGTGAGATTGAATACATTGCCAAAGGAACTGCCAGACCTTCCTTCTGCTGAAGATTTTACCAGAACTTCACATGCAGAGAACACCAATCAGAACTTGGAGTAGAAGTTGACCGGCACAATCGGAGCTTGGTATCCAAAGTCGTCTTGGCACTTCTGACATAAATTCTCCACCATAGCGAGCAAACGATCATGCTCTCCCCATATAGCCTTTGTTTTCTTCCGGTACGCGCTGCTGGTTGTCAGCACGTCGGCTCTTGCAATGAGAACAAGCCGGGTCTTGGCCAGCAAGTTGAGCAGAGTCGTAATTCTTCGAACCTCGGCATCGATCTCAGGTACCCCAGTAGGCTGAGGCTCATCGAAAACATGGCCAGGGAACTACAATAGAAGACAAATCCcccattattttttagtagtacaACAACAGAACATGAGTATATAGTTTTAGCAGCATCAAAGAAATCGTACACGCATATATGAAAGCAACGAAAACAGTTCTTAATAATACAAAA
Coding sequences within:
- the LOC123442071 gene encoding uncharacterized protein LOC123442071 produces the protein MQMQLQARPAAMEEVELDRRPRPVSGRRPRVNGGRRRPRGWMGDFKVLPVVSRASYPPAAPKPNLPNPTTDDFPGHVFDEPQPTGVPEIDAEVRRITTLLNLLAKTRLVLIARADVLTTSSAYRKKTKAIWGEHDRLLAMVENLCQKCQDDFGYQAPIVPVNFYSKF